The proteins below are encoded in one region of Pseudoduganella armeniaca:
- a CDS encoding CysB family HTH-type transcriptional regulator, protein MNLHQLRFVREAVRQNYNLTDAAKALFTSQPGVSKAIIELEEELGVDIFTRHGKRIRGLTEPGRLVLESVELIMQEIDSLKRIGKEYAAQDSGSFTIATTHTQARYTLPKVVQAFMQKFPKVRLSLLQGNPRQIAEMVQRDQADLAIATESIAGIDGLVTLPCYQWEHVVVVPPEHPLLKNKSVTLEEIAAYPVITYDSAFAGRSKIDHAFSLRGLKPDVLLEAIDADVIKTYVELGMGIGIIAGMAFDAERDRNLRAISVGHLFGMNVSRVAVKQGAYLRSYIYTFIELLAPTLNRKLIEQAMRGEHENYEL, encoded by the coding sequence ATGAACCTCCATCAACTGCGCTTCGTACGGGAAGCCGTACGCCAGAATTACAACCTGACCGATGCCGCCAAGGCGCTGTTTACGTCGCAGCCCGGGGTGTCCAAGGCCATCATCGAGCTGGAGGAAGAGCTGGGCGTGGACATCTTCACCCGTCACGGCAAGCGCATCCGGGGCCTGACGGAGCCGGGCCGGCTGGTGCTGGAGTCGGTCGAACTGATCATGCAGGAGATCGACAGCCTGAAGCGGATCGGCAAGGAATACGCCGCCCAGGACAGCGGCAGCTTCACGATCGCCACCACCCACACGCAGGCCCGCTACACGCTGCCGAAGGTGGTGCAGGCCTTCATGCAGAAGTTCCCCAAGGTACGCTTGTCTTTATTGCAAGGCAATCCGCGCCAGATCGCCGAGATGGTGCAGCGCGACCAGGCCGACCTGGCGATCGCCACCGAATCGATCGCCGGTATCGACGGCCTGGTCACCTTGCCCTGCTACCAGTGGGAACACGTGGTCGTGGTGCCGCCCGAGCATCCGCTGCTGAAGAACAAGTCGGTCACGCTGGAGGAGATCGCGGCCTACCCGGTGATCACGTACGACAGCGCGTTTGCCGGCCGCAGCAAGATCGACCATGCGTTCTCGCTGCGCGGCCTGAAGCCGGACGTGCTGCTGGAAGCCATCGACGCCGACGTCATCAAGACCTATGTGGAGCTGGGCATGGGCATCGGCATCATCGCCGGCATGGCGTTCGACGCCGAGCGCGACCGCAACCTGCGGGCGATCTCGGTCGGCCACCTGTTCGGCATGAACGTGTCGCGCGTGGCCGTCAAGCAGGGCGCCTACCTGCGCTCCTATATATATACCTTCATCGAATTACTGGCCCCCACGCTGAACCGCAAGCTGATCGAGCAGGCGATGCGGGGCGAACACGAGAACTACGAACTGTAA
- a CDS encoding class I SAM-dependent methyltransferase: MNQELLNYYAASATELESVYEQPERQADLAAMKGRVAELLRGHKVLELACGKGYWTRVIAATAASVQATDINEDLLAEARRDAPANVLYVQADAFDLPASAGRYTAVFAGLWWSHVPRENQERYLAHLRAQLGKDVLLVLLDDCYVDGTSTVIARTDVEGNTFQLRPVGGERFEVLKNYPTDSYLRKKLANAVREIRIERLTHFWLLTARLK; encoded by the coding sequence ATGAATCAAGAGCTGTTGAACTACTATGCCGCCAGCGCGACCGAGCTGGAAAGCGTCTACGAGCAACCGGAGCGCCAGGCCGACCTGGCCGCCATGAAGGGCCGGGTGGCCGAGCTGCTGCGCGGCCACAAGGTGCTGGAGCTGGCCTGCGGCAAGGGCTACTGGACCCGCGTGATCGCCGCCACCGCGGCATCCGTCCAGGCGACCGACATCAACGAGGACCTGTTGGCCGAGGCGCGGCGCGACGCGCCGGCCAACGTGCTGTACGTCCAGGCCGATGCGTTCGACCTGCCGGCCTCGGCCGGCCGCTACACCGCCGTGTTTGCTGGCCTGTGGTGGTCGCACGTGCCGCGCGAGAACCAGGAGCGTTACCTGGCGCACCTGCGCGCCCAGCTGGGCAAGGATGTGCTGCTGGTGCTGCTGGACGACTGCTACGTGGACGGCACCAGCACCGTGATCGCCCGCACGGACGTGGAAGGCAATACGTTCCAGTTGCGCCCGGTGGGTGGCGAGCGCTTCGAGGTGCTGAAGAACTACCCGACCGACAGCTACCTGCGCAAGAAGCTGGCCAATGCCGTGCGCGAAATCCGCATCGAGCGGCTGACGCATTTCTGGCTGCTGACCGCTCGGCTGAAATAA
- a CDS encoding porin has product MKKLTLAAIFAGSFAAVTAHAQSNVTIYGIVDAGIVRETGGAAGDVTKVTSGIGSQSRIGFRGVEELGGDLSAIFTLESGYKIDDGSLDSSNTLFNRQAFVGLKSKTMGTLTIGRQYNPLYNAMSQVADPFGAGYAGNIKNLFPAGGVNTRVSNALVYSTPNWSGFSVDGLYALGEQPGDNTAGRQFAIGLNYSGMGLNVRLVHNNRNNDSAATSTAVGVQREDGKNTLLAANYDFKVVKLFAAYEWDKGLNSSPIPVANAYGLKTAPKPSTDANDALIGLTAPLGTNGTLMASYMNKNDKTDANQDAHQWAIGYSYALSKRTSAYTAYAKMKNKNGAGYTVGNNNEAGSGDAAFNLGVRHTF; this is encoded by the coding sequence GTGAAAAAACTTACTCTCGCCGCCATTTTCGCCGGCAGCTTCGCAGCGGTCACCGCCCATGCTCAATCGAACGTGACGATCTACGGCATCGTCGATGCCGGTATCGTCCGCGAAACGGGCGGCGCCGCGGGCGACGTGACGAAGGTAACGAGCGGCATCGGCAGCCAGTCGCGCATCGGCTTCCGCGGTGTCGAGGAACTGGGCGGCGACCTGTCTGCCATCTTCACCCTGGAATCGGGCTACAAGATCGACGACGGCTCGCTGGACAGCAGCAACACGCTGTTCAACCGCCAGGCCTTCGTTGGCCTGAAAAGCAAGACGATGGGTACGCTGACGATCGGCCGCCAGTACAACCCGCTGTACAACGCGATGAGCCAGGTGGCCGACCCGTTCGGCGCGGGCTACGCCGGCAATATCAAGAACCTGTTCCCGGCCGGCGGCGTCAACACCCGCGTCAGCAACGCGCTGGTGTACTCGACCCCGAACTGGTCCGGCTTCTCGGTCGACGGCCTGTATGCCCTGGGCGAACAGCCTGGCGACAACACGGCTGGCCGCCAGTTCGCGATCGGCCTGAACTACTCTGGCATGGGCCTGAACGTGCGCCTGGTGCACAACAACCGCAACAACGACAGCGCCGCGACGAGCACCGCCGTGGGCGTGCAGCGCGAAGACGGCAAGAACACGCTGCTGGCCGCCAACTACGACTTCAAGGTCGTCAAGCTGTTCGCCGCCTACGAGTGGGACAAGGGCCTGAACAGCTCGCCGATCCCGGTCGCCAACGCTTACGGCCTGAAAACGGCACCGAAGCCATCTACCGACGCCAACGACGCGCTGATCGGCCTGACGGCTCCGCTGGGCACGAACGGCACGCTGATGGCGTCGTACATGAACAAGAACGACAAGACGGATGCCAACCAGGACGCGCACCAGTGGGCGATCGGCTACTCGTACGCGCTGTCCAAGCGCACCAGCGCCTACACGGCCTACGCGAAGATGAAGAACAAGAACGGTGCCGGTTACACGGTGGGCAACAACAACGAGGCGGGCAGCGGCGACGCGGCCTTCAACCTGGGCGTGCGTCACACGTTCTGA
- a CDS encoding sensor histidine kinase: protein MRPTSLLLAATLLLAARLTLRMTACQPSPAEQREADARARLAGRRATDYALENIREEERAYIARELHDDLGQLLATLRVDMSLLLQQPAANPAMRELMTGMDERLLSAITSLRRIASNLRPRALDEGGLYFALQSLRHDFEQRHGIACKLEARECELVLNDRTSTAIYRIVQESLTNIARHADASHVRIALRRACGMLHVTIDDDGRGIAQSDMEKPASFGLLGMRERVWAIRGDIAITGSPRGTRIAIHLPLPE, encoded by the coding sequence ATGCGACCGACATCCCTGTTGCTGGCAGCAACGCTGCTGCTGGCAGCCCGCCTGACCCTGCGCATGACCGCATGCCAGCCGAGCCCGGCCGAACAGCGCGAGGCCGATGCCCGTGCGCGCCTGGCGGGCCGCCGCGCCACTGATTACGCACTGGAAAACATCCGCGAGGAAGAGCGGGCCTATATCGCGCGCGAACTGCACGACGACCTGGGCCAGCTGCTGGCCACCTTGCGTGTGGACATGAGCCTGCTCCTGCAACAACCTGCGGCCAATCCCGCCATGCGTGAGCTGATGACCGGCATGGACGAGCGCCTGCTGTCGGCCATTACCTCGCTGCGCCGTATCGCCAGCAACCTGCGCCCGCGCGCGCTGGACGAAGGCGGACTGTACTTCGCGCTGCAGTCGCTGCGGCACGATTTCGAGCAGCGCCACGGCATCGCCTGCAAGCTCGAGGCGCGCGAGTGCGAACTGGTGCTGAACGACCGCACCAGTACGGCAATCTACCGCATCGTGCAGGAATCGCTGACGAATATTGCGCGCCATGCCGATGCCAGCCACGTGCGCATCGCCCTGCGCCGCGCCTGCGGCATGCTGCACGTGACGATCGACGACGACGGCCGCGGCATCGCCCAGTCCGACATGGAAAAGCCCGCCTCGTTCGGCCTGCTGGGCATGCGCGAACGGGTCTGGGCCATTCGCGGCGACATCGCCATCACCGGCAGCCCGCGCGGTACTCGCATCGCCATTCACCTGCCGTTACCGGAGTAA
- a CDS encoding LytR/AlgR family response regulator transcription factor: protein MPTAILADDERLMRDQLRMRLGQVWPDLDIVGEAKNGDEAISLVDELKPDFTFLDIRMPGKTGMEAAAAIGNKSHVVFVTAYDAYAVEAFERGAVDYVLKPPEQERLKITAERLKDRLTKPAGDVNASVTAMLSQLAEKIATPKPKYLQWIQASIGQDLRMIPVEEILFFRSDEKYTCVQTEKFEALIRKPVRDLAEELDPALFWQIHRATLVNVNAIEGVTRDIRGRHLVMIKGRPDKLEVSRSFLHLFKQM, encoded by the coding sequence ATGCCTACTGCGATATTAGCCGACGATGAACGTTTGATGCGCGACCAGCTGCGCATGCGCCTGGGCCAGGTGTGGCCCGACCTGGACATCGTCGGCGAGGCGAAGAATGGCGACGAAGCCATCAGCCTGGTCGACGAGCTGAAGCCCGACTTCACCTTCCTCGACATCCGCATGCCAGGCAAGACCGGCATGGAAGCGGCCGCGGCGATTGGCAACAAGAGCCACGTCGTGTTCGTCACGGCCTACGATGCCTATGCCGTGGAAGCCTTCGAGCGCGGCGCGGTCGACTACGTGCTGAAACCGCCCGAGCAGGAACGCCTGAAGATCACGGCCGAGCGCCTCAAGGACCGGCTGACGAAGCCGGCCGGCGACGTCAACGCCAGCGTCACCGCCATGCTGTCGCAGCTGGCGGAAAAGATCGCCACGCCCAAGCCAAAGTACCTGCAGTGGATCCAGGCCAGCATTGGCCAGGACCTGCGCATGATCCCGGTCGAGGAGATCCTGTTTTTCCGCTCGGACGAAAAATACACCTGCGTGCAGACGGAAAAATTCGAGGCGCTGATCCGCAAGCCTGTGCGCGACCTGGCCGAGGAACTGGACCCGGCGCTGTTCTGGCAGATCCACCGCGCCACGCTGGTCAACGTCAATGCGATCGAAGGCGTGACGCGCGATATCCGCGGCCGCCACCTCGTGATGATCAAGGGCCGCCCGGACAAGCTGGAGGTCAGCCGCAGCTTCCTCCATCTGTTCAAGCAGATGTAG
- a CDS encoding sensor histidine kinase, whose product MFPTPKAQETFKTVLASLHKAFDRTATWVTQLSWWKFFLFAALALIAASILQEELFSPNMDEDMEMHSHKRAKADADAPNIVIDDSGIRFNPRGGKLRKNPDAETAQTPETPDTGEPAEVPDAPDAPAAPDAPAAPAAPAAPAAPAAEAAPAAPAAPAKPAKSAPAVTALPGEEVHIELPPQIGEELSNALEKAVDNAAEEKVSRYHEQASTWFKSFVSLLVLTLFGMKALMGGKKKAEAQTQYANAAAERESMQRQLSEAKMQMMQAQVEPHFLFNTLASVEHLIETDPPRASAMQRSLIKYLRAVLPQMRDNTLITNLGREADMVVAYLALLKMRMEERLTIDFNIPDGLRSAAFPPMMLQSMVENAIKHGLEAKPEGGTLKVRAEVAHSKLRVIVADDGLGFGAKPSDGTGLGLLTIRERLKLLHGDQGQLHIEPNSPSGVIATIEVPYQLSQQVPK is encoded by the coding sequence ATGTTCCCCACGCCCAAAGCCCAAGAGACGTTCAAAACCGTACTGGCCTCGCTGCACAAGGCGTTCGACCGGACGGCCACATGGGTCACGCAATTATCCTGGTGGAAGTTTTTCCTGTTTGCCGCGCTGGCCTTGATCGCCGCATCCATCCTGCAGGAGGAACTGTTCTCGCCCAATATGGACGAGGACATGGAAATGCATTCCCACAAGCGCGCCAAAGCGGACGCGGACGCACCCAATATCGTCATCGACGACAGTGGCATCCGCTTCAACCCACGGGGAGGCAAGCTGCGCAAAAATCCCGATGCCGAGACAGCGCAGACCCCGGAGACGCCTGACACCGGCGAACCGGCCGAGGTGCCGGATGCACCGGATGCGCCAGCCGCACCGGACGCCCCAGCGGCCCCAGCGGCCCCAGCGGCCCCAGCCGCGCCGGCTGCCGAGGCGGCCCCAGCCGCTCCGGCGGCACCCGCCAAGCCGGCAAAGTCCGCCCCGGCCGTCACCGCCCTACCCGGCGAGGAGGTGCACATCGAATTACCGCCGCAGATCGGCGAGGAATTGTCGAACGCACTGGAAAAGGCCGTCGACAATGCAGCCGAGGAGAAGGTCTCGCGCTATCACGAGCAGGCCTCGACATGGTTCAAGAGCTTTGTGTCGCTGCTCGTGCTGACCCTGTTCGGCATGAAGGCGCTGATGGGCGGCAAAAAGAAGGCGGAGGCGCAGACCCAATATGCCAACGCGGCCGCCGAGCGCGAATCCATGCAGCGCCAGCTGTCGGAGGCGAAGATGCAGATGATGCAGGCCCAGGTCGAGCCGCACTTCCTGTTCAACACGCTGGCCTCCGTCGAGCACCTGATCGAGACCGATCCCCCGCGCGCCTCGGCCATGCAGCGCAGCTTGATTAAATATTTGCGTGCCGTGCTGCCGCAAATGCGCGACAACACCTTGATCACCAACCTGGGCCGCGAGGCCGACATGGTTGTCGCCTACCTGGCCCTATTGAAAATGCGCATGGAAGAACGGCTGACGATCGACTTCAATATCCCGGACGGCCTGCGCAGCGCGGCCTTCCCGCCGATGATGCTGCAATCGATGGTGGAAAACGCCATCAAGCACGGCCTCGAAGCAAAACCGGAAGGCGGCACGCTGAAGGTGCGCGCGGAGGTGGCACACAGCAAGCTGCGCGTCATCGTCGCGGACGACGGCCTGGGCTTCGGTGCCAAACCCAGCGATGGCACCGGGCTGGGCCTGCTGACGATCCGCGAACGCCTGAAACTGCTGCATGGCGACCAGGGCCAGCTGCACATCGAGCCGAACAGCCCCAGCGGCGTCATCGCGACGATCGAGGTGCCGTATCAGCTGTCGCAGCAGGTCCCGAAATGA